The following coding sequences lie in one Musa acuminata AAA Group cultivar baxijiao chromosome BXJ1-8, Cavendish_Baxijiao_AAA, whole genome shotgun sequence genomic window:
- the LOC103995586 gene encoding probable feruloyl esterase A: MARRPWLKLLVLIGLFAFSEGREIKLADEDGASLYNRTLAKMLVEYASAAYITDLMALFTWTCSRCNDLTKGFEMLELIVDVQNCLQAFVGVAHDLNSIIIAFRGTIENSMRNWIEDLFWKQLDLNYPGVQGAMVHHGFYSSYHNTTLRHGILSAVRKIKESYGNIHIIITGHSLGGALASFCALDLTVNHGVQNVQLMTFGQPRIGNAAFATYFNKHVADAVRVTHENDIVPHLPPYYSYFSQKTYHHFPREVWLRDIKVDGLEDMVEKICDESGEDPSCCRSVYGRSIWDHLKYYGVELQADTWGSCRMLMDNSVLQYYIEYNGDIILSRDPSTPSHLKLNSPPDTSRSTV, encoded by the exons ATGGCCCGAAGGCCGTGGTTAAAGTTGCTGGTTTTGATTGGATTGTTTGCCTTTTCCGAGGGAAGAG AAATTAAACTCGCCGATGAGGATGGGGCTTCTCTCTACAACCGTACTCTAGCTAAGATGCTCGTGGAGTATGCTTCTGCT GCTTACATCACAGATCTGATGGCACTATTCACATGGACCTGCTCAAGGTGTAATGATTTGACGAAG GGGTTTGAGATGCTAGAACTGATTGTTGATGTCCAGAACTGCTTACAG GCATTTGTGGGAGTTGCTCATGATCTGAATTCCATCATTATTGCATTCAGAGGCACCATTGAAAACAG CATGAGGAATTGGATTGAGGATTTGTTCTGGAAGCAGCTTGACTTGAATTACCCAGGTGTACAAGGTGCAATG GTGCACCATGGGTTTTATTCTTCTTACCATAACACTACTCTGCGTCATgggattctaagtgctgttcgaaAGATTAAGGAGTCATATGGAAACATCCACATAATTATTACAGGGCATTCGTTGGGAGGGGCTCTGGCatcattttgtgcactcgatcttACT GTCAACCATGGAGTACAAAATGTTCAGCTTATGACCTTTGGACAGCCTCGCATAGGAAATGCTGCTTTTGCCACCTACTTCAACAAACATGTTGCAGATGCAGTTCGTGTGACCCATGAGAATGATATAGTGCCACACTTGCCACCATATTACTCCTATTTCTCACAAAAGACATACCATCATTTTCCAAGAGAG GTATGGCTTCGTGACATTAAAGTGGATGGCCTAGAAGACATGGTGGAGAAGATTTGTGATGAATCTGGAGAAGACCCTTCTTGTTGCAG ATCTGTTTACGGGAGAAGTATATGGGACCATCTTAAGTATTATGGTGTCGAACTACAAGCTGATACATGGGGCTCTTGTAGAATGTTGATGGATAATAGTGTTCTACAATACTATATAGAGTACAATGGTGACATCATCTTGTCCAGGGATCCTTCTACTCCATCACATTTGAAACTAAATTCACCTCCAGATACCAGTCGCAGCACCGTGTAG
- the LOC103995585 gene encoding putative glutaredoxin-C14, producing the protein MDKVMKLASQRAVVVFSRSNCCFCYSVKSLFHELGVSAAVHELDEDPSGPEMEKALARLLGRKPPVPAVFIGGQLVGSTEKIMTLHLGGDLVPLLRDAGALWL; encoded by the coding sequence ATGGACAAGGTGATGAAGCTGGCGTCGCAACGGGCGGTGGTGGTCTTCAGCCGTAGCAACTGCTGCTTCTGCTACAGCGTGAAGAGCCTGTTCCATGAGCTCGGCGTCAGCGCTGCCGTCCACGAGCTCGACGAGGACCCGAGCGGGCCGGAAATGGAGAAGGCCCTCGCCAGGCTGCTGGGGCGCAAGCCGCCGGTGCCGGCCGTGTTCATCGGCGGCCAGCTGGTTGGGTCCACGGAGAAGATCATGACGCTGCACCTGGGTGGGGATCTGGTGCCGCTGCTGAGAGATGCAGGAGCTCTGTGGCTCTGA
- the LOC135588799 gene encoding acyl carrier protein 1, chloroplastic-like: protein MAYLAGTTISIASRPWHSMQAAKEFSSLKSISFSSIRKSFPAIRLQPASSRLQICCAAKSDTLEKVLKIVRKQLAVPEGTAVIAESKFSELGADSLDTVEIVMGLEEAFGISVEEESAQKIITVQDAADLIQELVEAKSC from the exons ATGGCTTATCTCGCTGGGACGACGATCTCGATCGCCTCTCGCCCGTGGCACTCGATGCAG GCTGCTAAAGAGTTTTCTAGTCTCAAATCAATTTCTTTTTCCAGCATAAGGAAGAGTTTTCCAGCTATCCGATTGCAACCTGCCTCATCACGCCTTCAGATTTGTTGTGCT GCCAAGTCAGATACTCTGGAGAAGGTGTTGAAAATAGTCAGGAAGCAGTTGGCAGTACCAGAAGGCACTGCTGTTATTGCAGAATCAAAGTTTTCTGAACTTGGTGCTGATTCTCTAGACACG GTCGAGATTGTGATGGGTCTCGAGGAAGCATTTGGTATCAGCGTGGAAGAAGAAAGTGCACAGAAAATCATCACCGTGCAGGATGCTGCCGATCTGATCCAGGAACTAGTGGAGGCAAAGTCTTGTTAA